The genomic segment TGAGGGCCTGGTCACCAACTTTCATCCTCTCACTGTAGCGAACTTACTGCTGCGGGCTCGCTAACCTTCCTAATGGCATGACTGACAGCAGGGTCTCATGGATGTAAAACTATCTAATGCTCTGTGCCATggtttggtgtttttttttaatggactATATTGTTGCCTTACCTTCAAaaaattgttatttttaaaaaagtcgtTTTGACCTAATTCAAAAGTGAAGACCATGTTTGGTTGCAGTCaaggatgtgtgatggatttggaaTCTTTCCTTGTTTGTCACCATTGTAGCATTAGGGACAAAATGTAATGGTTAAATCTTCTTCACATTTAAGCATTCCCGAAAAAATGCTAAGCTTTAAAATTTTTGTTAAAAGATCGGGCATTTGAATTGTCGATATATTTAAAAATGTTCCAGAAGTTGGCTGCTACTTCTGGTTGAATATAGAAATGTCTGTTGAAAATGAGTAGTTATCATTAAGATTCACTGCTTTTCTTGCTGCTGAGAAAATTGCAAGCAATGCTTAGAATTTTTAATTACAACATTTATCTATAACATATCAAAATTCTTGCTCGTCCTGTAAACatattccattataaattcttatGACCACATATAATAAAATTTGGCTATGTTATCTTGTTTTGCTTTATGCCCCAATGCAGATGCTGCAGTGACCACAGGTGGGGTGGTGTGATACTgcatgacaagtttacatagggaGTTTGCATTATGCATGTGGGCATAGGAGTTTATAATGAAAGTATAAAAATAACAGGAGGTTTGATTTTAAAATGGGGACTGAATCATGCCTATGCATCCCTCTTCAATTGTCCAATGTCTTCAAAACCCACTTCACCTGAATAATATACCTGATCTTGACTATAGGATGTCAACCAGTATTTTGTTTGTGCACATTGAAtgtcaactttttttttaatatggtAAATCATTTTGTCCACAATTTAACAAAAACTTCCTGTATAAACTTGTCATGCTGCAATAAAATCCCTGCCCTGatcctcccacaccctccccctacccctccccaaccaccaccacacaTCCCCTACTGCAACACCACTGGTAGGAGGGTGTGATAACATTGGCAATTTTATGTATGCAGCTTCCTTTATCAATATAGATGCGTTGGCAAATATAACAATATGTGCAGAATGTATAATTTTTAAGTGTCTGCGCACCCAATTATTTCCCCCTCTAATCTTGTTTTCCCTAAAGACTGCACTTGGGCTTGAGTCTTAGTGTGCAATGATACAATCAACTGATGCAATTGACAGTGTATGCGTATAGATAGTGTATATGATATATAAACAGTAAGTCATTGGATAAAAACGGTCGAAACATAAAGGTCAGCAGAATTAGCATTCCACTCAAACCTTCCTTTTTGTTGTTGTGGTTGTAAAAGCAGATTCCAATCTGTTAAAATTTCACAGTTTACATCCATACTTACTTAGGTGATCAGTTTTTCAAAACTGTGATCATTCGTTTTTTGCCCCAATGACACATTTTAATGAAAGATTAATTAACAAATTAAATGAATGAATAATTCTCAGAATAACACTGAATTGGAGCCTGGATGAAAACTGAGCTATAGCCATAATCATAATGAGATTTTAACAAGTTCTGCCATATCCTTTCAGCTTCTGTTGAGATAATTGTAGTTTGATAGCAATAATAAATTCTGTATACTGGCTACTTCAGTTCCTTTATGCCAAAATTATTCCTCTTGGTTCAAGATTGAAGACATTTATGTGTAATTTTTCTTATCTCTCTTTAGTCATGTACTTTAAAATGTTTATCTCCATAGCCTAAAATGGGAACTGTATTACTGTATATTGAAATTATTTAACTTTCTTCCTTCCATGTAGAATCATGTGGTGCAGGGAAAATTATGAAGTCTTACAGTGCAGCAGATGTTGCAGTTACCTTATCATCTTTCATTTCACCAAAAGAAAATGAACTGGGCCACAGGGTGTTATCTTTACCAACTTCAAAAGAGGCCTGCCTGTTGGACCCACCCTCTCCTCTAAGACTAGCTGATGTGCCTGAACATACTTCAAATGATTCCTCCACGCATGCCATTTCCCTTACATCTTGTGTTACAAAGGGTGTGAGTTATTTGTCCGTACCAGAGGATTCTGACAAAGCCCCATTCAGGTATATGGAGCCCAAAGGCATTTCGGCGCTGTCTGATGATTGTTTGATGCAGCAGAGCAGAACCTGTTTGGGCTGCTTCATTGAGTCAAAAGAAAGCATTGATGCAGAACCTGGAATAAGCATGAAAATAGGTGACATGAACAAGGATTGTGACACCTGTTCGGTCTCTGATATAGGGATTCAGTGCATGAGTACAGGAGAAAGTGCAAGATATGGGGATCAGCTGCTTTCAGACCAACTGTTAAGCTTTACTGTGCACAAATCTAGGACTACAGACAAAAGAGATGTGGAGAAATCTGACAGTGAGTCGGAAGATATTACTCAAAAACATTACTACGAAGGATTACTGCTGGACAAATGCAACGGAGAGGAAGCTTTACTGTCGAATCCTAGCCAGGATTGGGCTTATTTTGAGTCTTTTATTAGCGAAAGCAAAATAGAACTGCTCGACCTGTGCTCAAAAAATGAGCTTTCAGTCAATCTTTTTGCAGAGGAAGAGGTGGACAATTACATGTTTGATGATGAATCGACTCTCAGCAGCGATGTCTGCTCTTTAAAGATTAGGTACGAATCCTTTCAAGACAATGTCAGGGAAAAGACGAATGTACTTCAGGAAGAAGCACAGTTAAGCTTTTTTCCTAATGTCATCTCAAACTGCACAAAAAAGGAAGGCAAAGCGTCCATGAAAATGAACTCAGATCCATCACAAATCAAATCTGATGAGATTGACATCTGGGATGAAGATGACCAATCGGAAGAGAGGGCGGGAATGCAAAAATATGGTAGCACAGTGGATGTAAAGCTGTATGCAACTTCTAAAAGAAATCATTTCTTTGAAGCAAATCATTCTGTAGAAGATTCAGGAGAGTATAGTGATGACAGTTATGGAACAGATTCCTCTTATGACACCATTAAAGGGAACATGGATAGTATTAGGTATCTTTCGAGACAAAATGCAAATTGCTCTGGTCAACTAAATTATGCTTTGCGTGCCAAAAGGAAAGTACGGTATAGTGATGACTACTTGTACGATGTTGACTCCATAGAAAGTGAAAAGATTTCCGGAAAGAAAGAGTGGCCGGCTGATGGTCCTAAGAAAGAAGATGATGATGAATGGTGCCCACGAAAGCGCCGAAAGTCAGCTCGGAGAGGACCGCCGGTTATTATTAAATATATAATCATCAATAGGTTCAAAGGTCAAAAGGATATGCGAGTGAAAGTCAGTAAAATTGATGCTACCCAGACAAGTGTCAATTTGACTGCTGAAGCACTAGGTAAATATGAAAAACTTGCACCTTTAAAAGAATTTTGGTGCCAAAAACAATCTAAGCATCTGTTGTCAGTGCCTACTGAAAGAAGGAAGAGGCTGCATTTAAATAGTGCAGTGTCTAATGTGTTTCTTTCTCATCCTGCCAAGAGGAAAAGCAAACAAATTGCAAACAGACACAGGGCACGTAGAGTTCGACTTGAGTTGGGACCCAACAAGCAGATTGCATGCTCTTTTGACCCGGCTGAAACGCAAAGGCTGACCTGTGCTGATAGAGAAGAGGTGGACTTTGCCGATGCCCAGACAGTTGCAATAGAAATCCCTAGCTGTGCAAATGGCTCGTGTTCCACCAACATTACATCAGGGACTGTTTCAATGAGAAGCAAATCGCAAGGAAAGTTTGACAACAGAGTAAAGGAGAAAGGCAGGCTAAAAAGACTGAAATTAAAAGCAGAAGCCAAACTGAAAAACACCAGCAAAAAGATCAAGATGGCAGTAAATAATGACTTTGAGACAATgacaaatgcaagtgaaatggatTCAGCTGTAACGAGACAGAGTAGTTCAGGTAGCCTTCTGACTAATGCCATTCATTGTGTCCCAGACAACTCCCATTTATCTAAATCGTGCCATGCAAAGGCTGTTGCTAAGAATTCTACTTTTTCACCCGCCACCTGCTCTTCTGAGAAGACTGTGCCATCTGCTAATGCTGCCTCTACTGTGCAAGTAATCCCTGGGGGGTATTTGCAGACACTGCTGGATGCATCCGATTCCATAAACCATACTGGGCTCTCCTACTTCCCACATCATTCTGTTGTTGCTTCCAAGCAACTGAATCATTTCAACCCTTCAAACCTCACGCAAAGTTGTGTAATGTCCCCTCCCTCTGAATCCGAACAACAACAGTCCCCTCTTTATCAGGAAGATAAACAAAGCTTTGAAAAATTGTGGCATGCAAAACAGGAGTATTCAGCTGTTGGCAGAGCACCTGCCATTCTGTCGACTAGCATGGTTGGTGTAGTATCACTACCAATAGAAGGCACTAATCTTTCAAGAACCATTAATGACAATTATCAACAAATAGAAATACAGAGTGATGAACTTGTGCTTAGCAAGAATTATTCCCATACCCAGCCATTGCAGTCAAATACCAGCTATCAATCATGCATAATAGAAGACAGTGATGGCAATTTTCAGCTCCATCGAGATTCAGTAGCTCCAGATGACACCAGACTCATCAGTTTTGATTCAGTAGGTTCTTTGTCAGCAAGCACCAATAATTTTAGCTCTTTAAGTTTGAagtcatgtgaaaatgatggtgaGGATGATATGAGTGATGACTTTTTAGCCCATTGCAGCCCAAAGCTAGTAATTCAGCAAAGTGTTGATGAAGTTGCACCTCTAAAGGAATCTGCTGATCTCCTTGACATTTCAAACTTTACTCCCGATCGATTCAGGCAAGTGACACTGTCTGAAATTTCCCCACCAATTACACCCGACCTCTCACCGGAAATGGTGGGACCAGAGGCCAAAACATCAGGCAAACCCAAAGACTTTCAGGAGCAGGCTCAAACAATGCTTGGAGATGCAAATAAAATGAAATGGGGCTCAGTACCCCAGACACATGATCAATCAACTGAGACATTTATTTTGAATAATCATCAGTTTCAATTTCATACCTTTAATAGCGAAGATACCAGTGAGATGACTGAAACAAGCCCATTTGAAAAACAAGCTGGCATGCTGAAATTAAACAACAGTAATAGGGGACAAAAAGCTAAGAAGAAAAGCACCTCAAGTAAGCATGTGGGCCCAAACCAAAGCGCAATCCCAAAAGGTGCAAAAAAACCAAGGAAGCCAAAATCTGCTAAAGCTACCGAGAAAACTCAAAACAAAAGTAATTCGCGTCAGAATCCTGGCACTTCCAAAAACTCGAAAAAATCAATCAGTGCAACGCACGCTAAAAGGAATGATCAGGCACAGCTGCCTTCAGCTAACAGCAAGTCATTGGATGCACTTGTTAATAAAAACAGCATATCACCTTGTGTTCAGCTGCTTAATGAGACCCTTCCACACCGTGGTCCTGCCGCTGTACGGGGTagaaaacaaaatgggggaaatAGTACCTGGCCTTTGAGTAAAAAGGCCAGTGTTGG from the Carcharodon carcharias isolate sCarCar2 chromosome 9, sCarCar2.pri, whole genome shotgun sequence genome contains:
- the nexmifb gene encoding neurite extension and migration factor; the protein is MFVEAQNMETAESCGAGKIMKSYSAADVAVTLSSFISPKENELGHRVLSLPTSKEACLLDPPSPLRLADVPEHTSNDSSTHAISLTSCVTKGVSYLSVPEDSDKAPFRYMEPKGISALSDDCLMQQSRTCLGCFIESKESIDAEPGISMKIGDMNKDCDTCSVSDIGIQCMSTGESARYGDQLLSDQLLSFTVHKSRTTDKRDVEKSDSESEDITQKHYYEGLLLDKCNGEEALLSNPSQDWAYFESFISESKIELLDLCSKNELSVNLFAEEEVDNYMFDDESTLSSDVCSLKIRYESFQDNVREKTNVLQEEAQLSFFPNVISNCTKKEGKASMKMNSDPSQIKSDEIDIWDEDDQSEERAGMQKYGSTVDVKLYATSKRNHFFEANHSVEDSGEYSDDSYGTDSSYDTIKGNMDSIRYLSRQNANCSGQLNYALRAKRKVRYSDDYLYDVDSIESEKISGKKEWPADGPKKEDDDEWCPRKRRKSARRGPPVIIKYIIINRFKGQKDMRVKVSKIDATQTSVNLTAEALGKYEKLAPLKEFWCQKQSKHLLSVPTERRKRLHLNSAVSNVFLSHPAKRKSKQIANRHRARRVRLELGPNKQIACSFDPAETQRLTCADREEVDFADAQTVAIEIPSCANGSCSTNITSGTVSMRSKSQGKFDNRVKEKGRLKRLKLKAEAKLKNTSKKIKMAVNNDFETMTNASEMDSAVTRQSSSGSLLTNAIHCVPDNSHLSKSCHAKAVAKNSTFSPATCSSEKTVPSANAASTVQVIPGGYLQTLLDASDSINHTGLSYFPHHSVVASKQLNHFNPSNLTQSCVMSPPSESEQQQSPLYQEDKQSFEKLWHAKQEYSAVGRAPAILSTSMVGVVSLPIEGTNLSRTINDNYQQIEIQSDELVLSKNYSHTQPLQSNTSYQSCIIEDSDGNFQLHRDSVAPDDTRLISFDSVGSLSASTNNFSSLSLKSCENDGEDDMSDDFLAHCSPKLVIQQSVDEVAPLKESADLLDISNFTPDRFRQVTLSEISPPITPDLSPEMVGPEAKTSGKPKDFQEQAQTMLGDANKMKWGSVPQTHDQSTETFILNNHQFQFHTFNSEDTSEMTETSPFEKQAGMLKLNNSNRGQKAKKKSTSSKHVGPNQSAIPKGAKKPRKPKSAKATEKTQNKSNSRQNPGTSKNSKKSISATHAKRNDQAQLPSANSKSLDALVNKNSISPCVQLLNETLPHRGPAAVRGRKQNGGNSTWPLSKKASVGWCGQSAANNNNLLVDDQREFEEPSNILSNIASGMAEVQRFMMASIEPIWSPGGHSIASGTCQSLEVNSLKWKTLNILGGTMSESKKKSNSSLPAKNRRATAKALSNKNPAKSTVPHIAAPTGPNNEFHFSSGMRGGIFDRSSDTSSIPASNGPIHKKMYRHKATLKLSGDEKSKVKRAEHEQQHKSPSVTASLEKLR